In Ostrea edulis chromosome 4, xbOstEdul1.1, whole genome shotgun sequence, a single window of DNA contains:
- the LOC125651404 gene encoding uncharacterized protein LOC125651404 isoform X2 has protein sequence MLPFGCKISCAIWDRFACFLHWLTQNRSQNSSILHYLDDFFFCGREHSISKNTLDTFLSLCSDLGVPIANDKTVYPTQVLTFLGIEFDTVQMIRKLPWEKIHEIKHKILDIMTFRKVTLQQLQSILGLLNFACRVIAPGRAFCLRLTDATIGLGKPHHHTRVTLEMKADLQVWLTFLQSFNGISVITKSIWVNNDTLELYTDSAGGDSGGFGIFFAGKWAYAQWPSSWLAQGLTRDMTFLELFPVQVAIEVWKHQFANYRILFYIDNMAVVHVINKTTSRSPRVMKIVRKLVLTCLKHNILIKARHIPSKLNSIADCLSRSQWGKFRRLAPTADPWPAPLPKNIWEI, from the coding sequence ATGCTTCCATTTGGGTGCAAGATAAGTTGTGCAATCTGGGACAGATTTGCATGCTTTCTGCATTGGTTGACACAGAATCGTTCACAAAATTCCTCTATTCTGCATTATCTGGATGACTTCTTTTTCTGCGGCAGAGAGCATTCCATAAGCAAAAATACCTTGGACACCTTTCTTTCCCTGTGCAGTGATCTAGGGGTCCCAATTGCAAATGACAAAACAGTATATCCAACCCAAGTTCTTACTTTCTTGGGCATCGAATTTGATACGGTGCAAATGATCAGGAAATTACCATGGgaaaaaattcatgaaattaaacacaaaattcttGACATTATGACTTTTAGAAAGGTAACACTTCAGCAACTTCAGTCCATATTGGGGCTTTTGAATTTTGCATGTAGAGTCATAGCTCCAGGTAGGGCTTTCTGTCTACGACTAACCGATGCAACAATCGGCCTTGGCAAACCACATCACCATACCCGGGTAACATTAGAAATGAAAGCTGACCTCCAAGTCTGGCTCACCTTCCTTCAATCTTTTAATGGTATATCAGTCATTACAAAGAGCATATGGGTCAATAACGACACTCTCGAACTTTACACTGACAGTGCAGGGGGAGACTCGGGGggttttggtatattttttgcAGGCAAGTGGGCATATGCTCAGTGGCCCAGTAGTTGGTTGGCACAAGGCCTAACCCGAGACATGACTTTTTTAGAGCTCTTCCCAGTCCAAGTAGCTATTGAAGTATGGAAGCATCAATTTGCCAACTACAGAATCTTGTTTTACATTGACAATATGGCAGTGGTACATGTTATCAACAAAACAACATCAAGGTCACCTAGGGTCAtgaaaattgtaagaaaactGGTTCTAACATGTCTCAAGCATAACATCTTAATTAAAGCAAGACACATAccatctaagctaaattctatcGCGGATTGTCTCTCTCGTTCACAGTGGGGCAAATTCCGACGACTAGCACCAACAGCAGATCCATGGCCAGCACCACTTCCCAAGAACATTTGGGAAATTTAA
- the LOC125651404 gene encoding uncharacterized protein LOC125651404 isoform X4 — protein sequence MPPKRKRDGGMVSPARGRGQKKSRHNTRQQKPGTKEVRDNQPPFQHQESSESVPGSEAAPDLGEFVPANFGNIGKSQGVDSVKLSLFLYLHRTAHMTIVAPC from the exons ATGCCTCCAAAGAGAAAAAGAGATGGGGGAATGGTTTCTCCAGCCCGGGGCAGAGGACAAAAAAAGTCTCGCCACAACACTAGGCAGCAAAAGCCTGGAACTAAAGAAGTGAGAGATAACCAACCCCCCTTCCAGCACCAGGAATCTTCAGAGAGCGTGCCAGGGAGTGAGGCTGCACCAGATTTGGGGGAGTTTGTGCCTGCCAACTTTGGCAATATTG gtAAATCGCAGGGCGTGGATTCAGTTAAGCTGAGCCTGTTTTTGTACTTGCATAGGACTGCTCATATGACGATAGTTGCACCTTGCTAA
- the LOC125651404 gene encoding uncharacterized protein LOC125651404 isoform X3: protein MPPKRKRDGGMVSPARGRGQKKSRHNTRQQKPGTKEVRDNQPPFQHQESSESVPGSEAAPDLGEFVPANFGNIVGQIPTTSTNSRSMASTTSQEHLGNLKSKSQGVDSVKLSLFLYLHRTAHMTIVAPC, encoded by the exons ATGCCTCCAAAGAGAAAAAGAGATGGGGGAATGGTTTCTCCAGCCCGGGGCAGAGGACAAAAAAAGTCTCGCCACAACACTAGGCAGCAAAAGCCTGGAACTAAAGAAGTGAGAGATAACCAACCCCCCTTCCAGCACCAGGAATCTTCAGAGAGCGTGCCAGGGAGTGAGGCTGCACCAGATTTGGGGGAGTTTGTGCCTGCCAACTTTGGCAATATTG TGGGGCAAATTCCGACGACTAGCACCAACAGCAGATCCATGGCCAGCACCACTTCCCAAGAACATTTGGGAAATTTAAAAA gtAAATCGCAGGGCGTGGATTCAGTTAAGCTGAGCCTGTTTTTGTACTTGCATAGGACTGCTCATATGACGATAGTTGCACCTTGCTAA
- the LOC125651404 gene encoding uncharacterized protein LOC125651404 isoform X1 — MPPKRKRDGGMVSPARGRGQKKSRHNTRQQKPGTKEVRDNQPPFQHQESSESVPGSEAAPDLGEFVPANFGNIVGQIPTTSTNSRSMASTTSQEHLGNLKSEANRLIQGSLSVNTYKAYQGAFTSFKKFLSNCGIAMVFPIPIDHLLNFIAHLSISGTAYRTAALYISALSYFHKLRGIQDNTQSFIVKKALQGLHKKRGNPVDPRIPLTISILQRVVSALPSVCRSPYEAALFSTIFSIAYHGLLRVSEVLSIHRAHISLTKNNVSILIPRSKTDQIGNTTTLQISKHANSDTCPVQWVLKFLRLRPNSDSTLFFIHMDYKHVTRYQFNCMLQKTLKFNDIQGHFRPHSFRIGRATDMAKQGVSDSEIKSLGRWESNAFQNYIRL; from the exons ATGCCTCCAAAGAGAAAAAGAGATGGGGGAATGGTTTCTCCAGCCCGGGGCAGAGGACAAAAAAAGTCTCGCCACAACACTAGGCAGCAAAAGCCTGGAACTAAAGAAGTGAGAGATAACCAACCCCCCTTCCAGCACCAGGAATCTTCAGAGAGCGTGCCAGGGAGTGAGGCTGCACCAGATTTGGGGGAGTTTGTGCCTGCCAACTTTGGCAATATTG TGGGGCAAATTCCGACGACTAGCACCAACAGCAGATCCATGGCCAGCACCACTTCCCAAGAACATTTGGGAAATTTAAAAAGTGAGGCAAACAGGCTTATCCAGGGTTCCCTCTCAGTCAACACATACAAAGCTTATCAAGGGGCTTTTACCAGTTTCAAAAAATTCTTGAGTAACTGTGGGATTGCAATGGTTTTTCCTATTCCCATTGACCACTTGCTTAATTTTATTGCTCATTTGTCCATTTCAGGTACAGCTTATAGAACAGCTGCATTATACATTAGTGCCCTatcatattttcacaaattaagAGGCATACAGGATAATACTCAATCATTCATCGTCAAAAAAGCCTTGCAGGGTCTGCACAAAAAGCGAGGTAACCCTGTAGATCCACGAATCCCATTAACCATATCTATTTTGCAACGTGTAGTATCAGCATTGCCATCAGTCTGTAGATCACCATATGAGGCAGCATTATTTTCCACAATTTTTTCAATTGCATATCACGGCTTGCTTAGGGTTAGTGAAGTCTTGTCTATCCATAGGGCACACATTTCCCTTACTAAGAACAATGTCAGCATTCTAATTCCAAGGTCTAAAACTGACCAAATTGGAAATACAACTACGTTGCAGATTTCCAAACATGCCAATTCTGATACTTGTCCAGTGCAATGGGTACTCAAGTTTTTACGGTTGCGCCCTAACAGTGACTCCACcttatttttcatccatatggaTTACAAACATGTAACAAGATACCAGTTTAATTGCATGCTACAGAAAACACTTAAATTTAATGACATTCAGGGACATTTTAGGCCACATAGCTTCAGAATTGGGAGAGCCACAGATATGGCAAAACAAGGGGTTTCAGATTCAGAAATTAAATCTTTGGGAAGGTGGGAGTCAAATGCTTTTCAAAACTACATAAGATTATAA